From Asterias amurensis chromosome 3, ASM3211899v1, a single genomic window includes:
- the LOC139935262 gene encoding UDP-glucuronosyltransferase 2C1-like isoform X2: MARAVLTAILLWICLIQYVQAGKILMSAGVDTTHYLFSSKIGRELVRRGNDVTFLLSSSYSHRLNSSDTEWFKFQVYDSPYTYGEIRNMTHRFGLEALNGTYQKTTDYSKILMRLICGGKSEQTEEERQEQLKPTKPMSKYLAHECNALLGDDETMERLRGLNFDLMTFDIINPCMALVAQKLSLRYAIITAAPLVNGFHDRWFDVPSNPAYIPLVMSPSGDSMAFMERFRNTVTWFVMSAVVDHFTFRPYEELRIKYNIRPDLTMPDIIRAAEIWISNTHFAMEYARPIMPNMIMVGGLSADESKPLDRDLDEFFEGSGDAGVVIFSLGSVVEVMSESQTNIVARAMARLPQRVLWRIHGQPPKSLGSNTKVVKWLPQNDVLGHPKTKLLIYHGGINGMIETMYHGVPVVAIPLFGEHSDCATRLKRRGMTEIISMADFTEDMIYETAVRILSNDSYAANAKLMSAIMKHNAAPQLQVAAHWVEHVMLHGGDYFRSKAGQLTTVQYYLVDVIAVAASIIIVVVLTLGCACRLLCRRCTNSAQVKMKAF; the protein is encoded by the exons ATGGCCCGTGCAGTATTGACTGCCATCCTCCTGTGGATTTGTCTGATACAGTACGTCCAGGCCGGGAAGATTCTCATGTCTGCTGGTGTAGACACCACCCATTACTTGTTCAGCTCCAAGATAGGTCGGGAGTTAGTACGGCGGGGGAACGACGTCACTTTCCTTCTCAGTAGTTCATATAGCCACCGTTTGAATAGCAGCGACACCGAGTGGTTTAAGTTCCAGGTCTATGACTCCCCGTACACGTATGGGGAAATACGCAACATGACACATCGGTTTGGTTTGGAGGCGCTAAACGGTACGTATCAGAAGACTACCGACTACTCCAAGATCCTGATGCGGTTAATTTGTGGTGGCAAGTCCGAACAGACCGAAGAGGAGAGGCAGGAACAGTTGAAACCAACAAAACCCATGTCCAAGTATCTAGCTCACGAATGCAACGCCCTCCTCGGCGACGATGAGACCATGGAAAGACTTCGAGGCCTCAACTTTGAcctcatgacctttgacatcatCAATCCTTGTATGGCCCTTGTCGCCCAGAAGTTGTCCCTGCGGTATGCGATCATCACAGCGGCGCCATTGGTAAATGGCTTCCACGATCGCTGGTTTGACGTCCCCTCTAACCCCGCCTACATCCCACTGGTAATGAGTCCCTCCGGAGATTCCATGGCGTTCATGGAGAGGTTTCGGAATACCGTCACGTGGTTCGTGATGTCTGCAGTTGTGGATCACTTCACGTTCCGGCCGTACGAGGAGCTCCGGATCAAGTACAACATCCGGCCGGATTTGACTATGCCAGACATCATACGTGCTGCGGAGATATGGATTTCTAATACGCATTTTGCGATGGAATACGCGAGACCAATAATGCCTAATATGATCATGGTAGGAGGCTTATCAGCAGACGAATCTAAACCTCTGGATCGG GATTTGGATGAATTCTTCGAGGGATCTGGAGATGCCGGTGTTGTTATTTTCTCTTTGGGTTCCGTGGTTGAGGTCATGAGCGAGAGTCAGACAAATATCGTCGCCAGGGCAATGGCGCGACTTCCCCAGCGAGTACTTTGGAGAATTCACGGTCAGCCGCCCAAGAGTCTCGGTAGCAACACCAAGGTTGTAAAGTGGCTACCACAGAATGACGTTCTTG GTCATCCCAAAACCAAGCTGTTGATTTATCACGGGGGCATCAATGGTATGATAGAAACCATGTACCACGGAGTCCCTGTTGTGGCCATACCACTGTTTGGTGAGCACAGTGACTGTGCAACGCGCCTTAAAAGACGAGGAATGACAGAGATTATCAGTATGGCAGACTTTACGGAGGACATGATCTATGAAACAGCCGTCCGCATCTTGAGCAATGACAG TTACGCCGCCAACGCCAAACTTATGTCGGCCATTATGAAACACAACGCGGCCCCACAACTCCAAGTTGCTGCCCACTGGGTAGAACACGTGATGCTTCACGGGGGTGACTACTTCCGATCCAAAGCGGGTCAACTTACTACGGTCCAGTATTACCTAGTGGATGTCATAGCCGTCGCTGCGTCCATCATCATTGTAGTGGTTCTCACTTTGGGGTGTGCATGCCGTTTATTGTGTCGCCGATGCACGAATTCTGCCCAAGTGAAGATGAAGGCGTTCTAA
- the LOC139935262 gene encoding UDP-glucuronosyltransferase 2C1-like isoform X1, translated as MARVAFTAILLWLCLAQYVQAGKILMSAGVDSTHYLFSSKIGRELVRRGNDVTFLLSSSYTHRLNSSDTEWFKFQVYDSPYTYEEIRNMTHRLGLEALNGTYQKTTDYFKILGRVIFGAKSEQTEEERQEQLKPTKPMSKYLAHECNTLLGDDETMDRLRGLNFDLMTFDIINPCMALVAQKLSLRYAIITATPMVNGFHDRWFDVPSNPAYIPLVMSPSGDSMAFMERFRNTVTWFMVSAIVDHFTFRPYEELRIKYNIRPDLTMPDIIRAAEIWISNTHFAMEYARPIMPNTIMVGGLSADESKPLDQDLDEFFEGSGDAGVVIFSLGSVVEVMSESQTNIVARAMARLPQRVLWRIHGQPPKSLGSNTKVVKWLPQNDVLGHPKTKLLIYHGGINGMIETMYHGVPVVAIPLFGEHSDCATRLKRRGMTEIISMADFTEDMIYETAVRILSNDSYAANAKLMSAIMKHNAAPQLQVAAHWVEHVMLHGGDYFRSKAGQLTTVQYYLVDVIAVAASIIIVVVLTLGCACRLLCRRCTNSAQVKMKAF; from the exons ATGGCCCGTGTAGCATTTACGGCCATACTCCTGTGGCTTTGTCTGGCTCAGTACGTCCAGGCCGGGAAGATTCTCATGTCTGCCGGTGTAGACAGTACCCATTACTTGTTCAGCTCCAAGATAGGTCGGGAGTTAGTACGGCGGGGGAACGACGTCACTTTCCTTCTCAGTAGTTCATATACCCACCGTTTGAATAGCAGTGACACCGAGTGGTTTAAGTTCCAGGTCTATGACTCCCCGTACACGTACGAGGAAATACGCAACATGACGCATCGGTTAGGTTTGGAGGCGCTAAACGGTACGTATCAGAAGACTACCGACTACTTCAAGATCCTTGGGCGGGTAATTTTTGGCGCAAAGTCCGAACAGACCGAAGAGGAGAGGCAGGAACAGTTGAAACCAACAAAACCCATGTCCAAGTATCTAGCTCACGAATGCAACACCCTCCTCGGCGACGATGAGACCATGGACAGACTTCGAGGTCTCAACTTTGAcctcatgacctttgacatcatCAACCCTTGTATGGCCCTTGTCGCCCAGAAGTTGTCCCTGCGGTACGCGATCATCACAGCGACGCCAATGGTAAATGGCTTCCACGATCGCTGGTTTGACGTCCCCTCCAACCCCGCCTACATCCCACTGGTAATGAGTCCCTCCGGAGATTCCATGGCGTTCATGGAGAGGTTTCGGAATACCGTCACGTGGTTCATGGTGTCTGCAATCGTGGATCACTTCACGTTCCGGCCGTACGAGGAGCTCCGGATCAAGTACAACATCCGGCCGGATTTGACAATGCCAGACATCATACGTGCTGCGGAGATATGGATTTCTAATACGCATTTTGCGATGGAATACGCGAGACCGATAATGCCTAATACGATCATGGTGGGAGGCTTATCAGCAGACGAATCTAAACCTCTGGATCAG GATTTGGATGAATTCTTCGAGGGATCTGGAGATGCCGGTGTTGTTATTTTCTCTTTGGGTTCCGTGGTTGAGGTCATGAGCGAGAGTCAGACAAATATCGTCGCCAGGGCAATGGCGCGACTTCCCCAGCGAGTACTTTGGAGAATTCACGGTCAGCCGCCCAAGAGTCTCGGTAGCAACACCAAGGTTGTAAAGTGGCTACCACAGAATGACGTTCTTG GTCATCCCAAAACCAAGCTGTTGATTTATCACGGGGGCATCAATGGTATGATAGAAACCATGTACCACGGAGTCCCTGTTGTGGCCATACCACTGTTTGGTGAGCACAGTGACTGTGCAACGCGCCTTAAAAGACGAGGAATGACAGAGATTATCAGTATGGCAGACTTTACGGAGGACATGATCTATGAAACAGCCGTCCGCATCTTGAGCAATGACAG TTACGCCGCCAACGCCAAACTTATGTCGGCCATTATGAAACACAACGCGGCCCCACAACTCCAAGTTGCTGCCCACTGGGTAGAACACGTGATGCTTCACGGGGGTGACTACTTCCGATCCAAAGCGGGTCAACTTACTACGGTCCAGTATTACCTAGTGGATGTCATAGCCGTCGCTGCGTCCATCATCATTGTAGTGGTTCTCACTTTGGGGTGTGCATGCCGTTTATTGTGTCGCCGATGCACGAATTCTGCCCAAGTGAAGATGAAGGCGTTCTAA